The Candidatus Anaeroferrophillus wilburensis sequence ATAAAACAAAATGATACAATTATCAGCGGTAGGTTTAGCTTTTTCACTGTTCTCACCACCAAAGAAACCTTACGATTAATAAACCTTGTTGGATCATCGCTGCGCAATGCAAGCATAAACAATCTTAAAAGTTATTCGGCCATTCCTACCAATACTTGAAATTTTCTTTAATAGGTCATCCTCGTTTTTTGAGAATTTTCTTGTAAATCCCCGTACTTGCTGACTCATGATGTTTGCTTGCCAAAACTGTAGTGCCGCAACTATGGCGTATTATCCTTGATTCATCCTGGTATTTAGCGGTACTAAGAGGACTGTCTTTACAGAGGCGCTTTTTATGCGTGCAAGTAAAGAAATCCGGCCAAAATCAGTGCAGTTTGCCTGCGTTGCCTATGTGGTATTCGGCAGTTCACTGTTCGATCTTCTGGGGGGTCGGATTTCAACAAAGGTTCTTCTCGGCATTGGTCTTATCGTTCTGCTGAACATCATTGTGGTCATGGTCAAAAAAAGAAAGACTGGTAGATGATGAAATTTGGTTTTGTGCTGCCTGCCGGTGTCGTTGAAAGATTTTTTTGTGGGAAAGCTTCAAAGGAGGCTGAATTCGTTATCTCAGTATGCTATAATGAGATTAATTTTCATCTTGGCGTGATGCTGTTGGCACCGTTTCAATGGAGGGTTGTATGATTGACTATAATGACCTTATCTCTTTTCATGGACACAGTTGTCCCGGGCTGGCCATAGGCTATCGGATGACCACTGCGGCAATGAATTTTCTTGCTCAAAACCAGGCGGAAGACGAAGAGCTGGTTGCCATTGTTGAGAACGATGCCTGCGGGGTCGATGCCCTGCAGTTCATCAGTGGCTGTACCTTCGGCAAGGGCAATCTGATTTTCCGTGATTATGGCAAGCAGGTGTATACATTGTATTCGCGCCAAAGTGGAAAAGGAGTGCGAGTGGCGTTTACCGATACAAACGCCCCTGCCGGGATCAGGCAGGATCGCCAAAAGTTTATTGACTGGCTCAAGGGTGCTGCTGAGAGTGATATTGTGATGCTGACTCCGGTAACAATCCCCGAGCCGCCAAAGGCGAGAATTAGGCAGTCAGTTGTTTGCGAACGTTGCGGGGAGATGGTGATGGAGACCAGGGTCAGGGATGCTGCCGGCAGACTTCTCTGCATTCCCTGTGCTGATCAGTCTTGAATTGGTGGTTTTTAGTGAAAAGGGTTGTTGATGGCATGATTGAATTGCATTTATGTAATTGAAAGGACAAGAAAGAGGCAGGCCCCTGCGAGGACCCGCCTCTTTTTTAATAGTCAAACGGTAAAGATCTATTCAGTGGCTAAAGGTTCTGGTTCTTCTGCGGTTGGCTCATCATCTGCCACATAGTCACACGTCAGATCGTCAAAATTGATCAGGGTATATTCAAAAAGGTATTCGCTGGGATTCCAGCCAATCATCTGGCCTGTCGTTTCATCAACATCATCGGTTAATACCAGCCAGATTTTTGCCCCATAGCCATAATTTTGATCATAATCGGCTGGTAGATCGCAGAGACCTTCAAGTGTGTATTTGATGTGGACATTGCCGTACTCATCCGCAATGGCGGTTCCTAGGCATGCAAGCCCGTTGCCCGGCCAGGGATCAGGGTAGTAGATCAGGGTATAGCTGATGCCTGGTTCAAGACGATGGCCATTGAAGTTGAATTTAAACGCTTCCCCCCAGAGACTGTACTTCATTTTTCCCCAAGCACCATCGCTGATAACGGCCCACGTTTCGGGATTTTTTTCGAAAAGATACAGTTTGCCATTGGGAGATTTACCAGCCTGCCCATTGGGGACTTGACCGTCTTTAGGAACTGCTAAGACGGGTGAGATGCAAAATGCTGATAATAGTAAAACAGCAAAAACAAGCATTCCAGCCTTTTTTTTCATTTAATCCTCCTGTAAATTTTCTGTTGGTGTTTATAGAATGTCAAACAACAATCTTATAAGATTAAGCAATAATCATGCCTTAACCGTTTTTTTTATATATTGCACATGATTGCAGGGTGGTAGCGGGAAGCTATTTGTTATTTTTTGTAACATCAGGAAAAAATAGTAAAAAAACACCTACATTGAGAACAAATTTTCCTTATTTGGCAACAACCATGGCATCAGCTACATAAAAGCTAAGCTCACCGGTTTATGAATCTATTGATTATCTCTGGCCACCAGAGCAATGCTGATTTCATCTTGCAAATCGCCAACGACGGCTAGGGGATCGGCTGCCTGCTTGATGGGCCGGCCGACGACAACATAGTCGGCGCCATCCTGGATAGCCAGTTTGGCGGTGGCAATCCGCTTCTGGTCATCTGCTTCAACCTCACGGTTGATGCCGGGCCTGATCCCCGGGGTGACAATAAGGAAATTATTCCCCAGGTGGGCACGCATCCGCTGAGCTTCCAAGCCTGACGAGACAAGTCCATCGCAGCCCAGTTCCAGAGCTTTTTTCGCCCGGTAATAGACCAGCTCTTCAATAGTGCCGGTAAGACCCAATTGACGCAGGTCATCCTCGGCAAAGCTGGTCAGGACCGTCACTCCCAGGATTTTGACGTCTTTCCTGCTGGCAACGGCGGCTTCAATAATGGCATCATTGCCATGGACGGTCGTAAAGGCGACGCCATGGTCGTTCACCTGCTGAACTGCCCGTTCCACGGTTGCCGGAACATCAAAAAATTTCAGGTCCAGCATGACCTTGTGACCCCGCCTGGTAAGCCATTCCACCATGGGAAAGCCGCCGGCGAGAAAGAGCTGCAGCCCCACCTTGTAAAATCTGACGTGACTTTCCAGACGTTCAACCCATTCCTTGGCCTCATTGGCCGAGGGAACATCAAGGGCAAAAATAATCCGTTCATTGAGGGGAATATGTTCCTTGGTCATTGGCAATCATCCTTTCGGGAAGTGTAAGATCATAAATCCTATAATGTAATCCATTCGCTGTTTTGTCAATGACATAATCCTTCACATTTTTTGGATGATGGGCTACATTGCTCAGCTGCCGGAGGAGTGTTGGGCCATGAACCTGATTGTGCTGTTTGCCGATGATTTTATTGCGGGGTCGTCGCGGGTGAGATTGACCGGCCGTCGAGCCCACCATGTGTATGGCATCCACCATGCCCAGCCGGGGAAACAACTGCGGGTTGGTTTGTGGCAAGGGCTGCTGGGCCGGGGATTGGTTACCCGCTGCACGCCTGAAATTCTGGAAATGGAGGTTACTCTGGCGGATAAGCCGCCTGCGCCGTTGCCGATTACCCTCATTATGGCGCTCCCCCGTCCGAAAGTATTGAAACGGGTAATTCAGGGGGTGGTCGCCATGGGTATAAAAAACATGGTGCTGTTGAAAACCTGGCGGGTGGAGAAGAGCTATTGGCAGAGTCCTCTACTTGCCGAAAAGAGTCTCAACGAGCAGGTGCTGCTGGGGTTAGAGCAGGCGGGTGATACCGTGCCGCCGCAGATTTTGTTGCGTTCCCGGTTTAAACCGTTTATGGAGGATGAACTGCCTCTGTTCATTGCCGGGACCGTGCCCATGCTGGCTCTTCCGGCAGCTGAACTGAACGTACCGGCCCGCGGCCAGCGGTCCATAAGCCTTTTCATCGGCCCCGAAGGGGGCTTGGTGGCCTACGAAATTGAGGTTTTGCGGGAGGTCGGGTTTGCAACCGTGTCGCTCGGCCCCCGTATCCTGCGGGTGGAGCAGGCGGTGCCGGCGCTCTTGGGCCGCTTGTTGTAGGGCGGCAACCGCCGCTGGGCACGTCGGTTTTTGTCCCATGTGACAGCTTAGATGGTGTGTCATTGATGTAAAGGATGCCAGTTGATGGTTTTTGTCAATATTCTGCTGCCCATTTTTCTCATTATTGCTTTTGGAGCGCTGTTTGAAAAAAGCAAGCGACCTGATTTCAAATCTATTTCCGATCTGACCCTCTACTTTTTCACCCCCTGCCTGATTTTTTCCGGATTAATCAAGGGCCATGAGCAGATTGCCGTGTTTCTGCCTCGAGCGATTGTTTTCATGATTCTGCTGACCCTGTTTTTCTGGGGAATTTCTGTGGTTGTTAGTCGGCTGCTGGGATATGATATCCAGAAAAGCAGCGCTTTTTCCCTGTCGACGATTATGATGAATACGGGCAACTACGGCCTGCCTCTGGTGTTTTTCGCCTATGGCGCCGAAGGGCTGGCCTATGGGGTAATTATTCTCGTGCTGTTTACCTTTCCCCTGGGAACTTTGGCCGTGTATATTGCGTCCCGTGGTCAGGCAAGCGTGAGAAAATCTGTGCTGGAAATTTTCAAGGTACCGCTTTTTCATGCGATTATTCTGGCCACCATCTGTCGCAGCATGCAACTGCCCATTCCCTCCGTGGCCTTGAAAGCGATTGATCTGGTGGGGCAGGCGGCGATCCCCGGGCTTTTGATGCTGCTGGGCATGCAGCTGGCCAGAACCAGCATCAAAGGGGTGCTGCTGCCGGCTTTGGGCAGCAGCTTTTTACGCCTCATCCTTTCCCCGGTGATTGCCATTCTGTTGTGTGCGTTGCTCAACATCGAAGGATTGCCCCGCAACGTGCTGATTTTGCAGACCAGCACCCCTTCGGCGATTATCCCCCTGCTCTATGCCATCAACTATGACACCCATCCGGAGATGGTTGCCGGAACAATCTTCATATCAACTCTGCTCAGCGGGGTTACGCTGACGTTTGTCCTCCTGTATCTCGGTGTATGATAACAGCAATTTGGTGATCCTGGAGGGTTGTCATGGCTGTCTCGTGATGTGCTAGAACAATATTTTATAATAGTTTGACAAACCGTGTGAAAGCACGGTTTTTTTTATTTTTCTGCTTGACAAACGGGGGGCGGGGAGGTATCACAGTGGGTATAAGTGGTTGAAAGTGGGTAATTGTGCCCCAAGAAGGTGTTTCCGGTGAGGTGGATCGGTGTTTCGCGGCCGTTACGAGTATGCCATCGATGTGAAGGGGAGGCTGAATATCCCGGTGAAAGTGCGGGAATTGCTGGTTAAGGAATATACTCCTTCGCTGATGGTGACCAATGGTTTCGACGGTTGCCTTGACTGTTTCCCTTATCCCGAATGGACTCGTCTTGAAGATAAGGTTTCCCTCCTGCCGCAAAATAAAAAGGAAGTAAAAAGCTTTCATCGGTTTTACCTTTCTGCTGCGGTTGAATGTTCTCTGGATAAGCAGGGTCGGATTCTGGTTCCCCCCTCCTTGAGAAGCTATGCACAGTTGGAAAAGGACGCCGTTATAGTTTGTGCCGTCAAGAAGATTGAGATCTGGAGCAAGGAGCGCTGGGAAGCGGAGTTGTCCGAGACGCTCGGATCTGCCGGAGACATCAGCGCGGCAATGGCCGAATTTGGCATCTGATATGTGTGGACTGCAATGAAGCATGTCCCTGTTCTCCTCTCTGAAACCCTGAACTATCTGAATATTTCCCGCTTCCAACATGGTCCCGGCATCTTTGTTGATGCGACCTTTGGTGGTGGCGGGCATTGTCGGGCAATCCTGGAACATGCTGGTCCCCAGGTGCGGGTGATCGCCATTGACCGTGATCAGGCTGCCGTTCACCGGTCAGCAGAACTGCGGGAGCGTTATGGCGACCGTTTCCTCATGCTGCAGGGGAATTTTGCCGATCTTTCCCGGCTTCTGGATGAGGCTCGGGTTCGTTCTGTCGATGGACTGCTGTTAGATCTTGGCCTGTCATCCTATCAGCTCGGCAGTGGCCCCCGGGGATTCAGTTTTCAGCTGGACGGTCCTCTGGATATGCGGATGGACCGCCGGCAGGAACGTACTGCGGCGGATATTGTTGCCACCTGCCCTGCTGAGCAGCTCCAGGAAATTTTTCAGCGCTTCGGGGAGGAACCTTATGCCAAGTCGATTGCCAAAGCCCTTGTTGCTGCCCGGGCGGTAAAAGCGATTACCACCACCAGAGAGTTGGCGGAGCTAATCATGTCAATGACGCCACCGGCAAAAGCCCATCGACGTATTCATCCGGCAACCAAGGTTTTTCAAGCCTTAAGGATTGCCGTTAATGGAGAATTGCAGGCTCTGGTAGATGTACTGTCGGTGGCTCTTGAGCGACTCAACCCGGCTGGCCGCCTGGTGGTTATTGCCTATCATTCGCTGGAGGACAGGATTGTCAAACAGATGTTCAGACAATGGGCAGCCCGCTGTCTCTGCCCCCCCGATCTGCCGGTCTGCGCCTGCGGCGTAATTCCCCGGGTGCGTTTGCTGCAGCAGAAAGCGGTCGTTCCTCAAGCGGAGGAAAAGGAGCGTAATCCCCGCAGTCGCAGCGCCCGGTTGCGGGCCGTGGAACGGTTATGAAAAAGACCGGCATTTCCTGGCGTCAGATGCTCAATGGCGGTTTGGTGCTAACCCTGGTGCTGACTATTTTTCTCTATGCATGGGTTCATTACCAGGTAGTTGAGCTGGGATATCAGCTGGTGGATGTGCGCCGCAGCTTGAGGGTTGATCAGCAGCAGAATAAAAAGTTGAAAACCGAGATTGCAACCCTGATGCAGCCGGCACGTCTGGAAAAAATTGCCCGCCAGAAGTGCGGCTTGCGGTATCCTGATGCAGACCAGAAGGTAATGCTCAAATGAAGCGCCCTCGCAGAGCGGAAAACCGACGGTTGGAACATTGGAAGGCCCTGACTTTGGCGGTGGTGCTGGTGGTCGGTGCCGGTGGCCTGCTGACGCGAGCTTACTATCTGCAGGTTGTCCGGTATGATTTTTTTCTGGCCAGGTGTCGTTGCCAGAACAGTCTGGCGGTGGAGATCAGACCCGAGCGGGGAGAAATTCTTGATGCCCGGGGGAAGAAGCTTGCCATCAGCCTGGAGACTGAATCCATCTGCGTACGGCCGCAAAAGGTGGAAAATAAAAAACAGCATGCCGGTACGTTGGCCCGGATCCTTGGTCTTTCCCGGCAAGAGGTGTACCGCAAGCTGCAGAGCAAAAAGCCTTTTGAATGGCTTGATCGGGATGTTCTCCCCAGTCAGGCTGAAGCGGTGCGGAAATTAAAACTCAAGGGGGTTGAGTTTGCCAAGGAGAGCCGGCGTTTTTATCCCAACCGAGAATTGGCCGGCCAGCTTCTGGGTTTTGTCGGTGTTGATAATACCGGGCTGGAAGGACTTGAGCTGCGTTATAACCGCCATCTGCAGGGCAAGAGGAATGTGGTTTTCCTTGAGCGGGATGCCCGTCGTCGGGTTCTTGATCCCCAGGGGCTGGGGGCTCCGGAAGGGGTGCGGGGACGGGTCGTCAAACTGACCATTGATCGGGCGATTCAGTATGCGGTTGATCAGGAATTGGCCCGGGCAGTGAAAAGTTCCCAAGGTGCGAGAGGGCTTGCGCTGGTAATGGATGTGGATAGTGGCGCTGTGCTGGCCATGTCCCACTATCCGTTTTTCAATCCCAACTCGTTTTCCAGCTCTCAGCCGCAGATCTGGCGCAACCGGGCCATCGTCGACGTTATCGAGCCTGGCTCAACTTTTAAGGTTTTTACCGTTGCAGCCGCACTGGAAAAGGGCGTCATCAGCCCCACGGAGCTGATCGACTGTGAAGGCGGCAAATATCGAGTGGGTGGTCGAACGATTCATGACACCCACGAGTATGATGAGCTTAGTGCCGGTGAGATTGTTAAGTTTTCCAGTAATATCGGTTGTTCAAAAATCGCTGCGCTGCTGGGCAGGCAATCGTTGTATGAGTTCCTTCAGCGCTGTGGTTTTGGGGAAAAAACCGACATTGATTTCCCTGGAGAAAAACCGGGAACGCTGCGTGATTGGCAGCAATGGAAAGAAATCGATTTTTGCAACATCTCGTTTGGTCAGGGGGTTGGGGTGACACCGGTACAGCTGGCCAGTGCTTATGCCATGCTGGCCAACGGCGGCTACCGGGTAAAACCATACCTGGTTGACCAGATTGTTGATGAAAGCGGTTGGAAGGTATATCAGCATCACCCGGAAAAATCACGAAGCCAGGTGCTGTCGCCAGCGGTTGCCAGTCAGGTTTCGGCGATGTTGGAGATGGTGGTGGAGGATGATGGTACTGCCCCGGAAGCCGCGATTCCCGGCTACTGGGTGGCCGGAAAAACCGGCACGGCACAGAAGTATGACCAGCAGAAAAAATGCTATTCCCGGTCCGATTACCTGGCCTCGTTCATTGGTTTTATCCCGGCTCCGGAAGGCTCCGGCAAGCTGCTCATCTATGTGCTGATTGATGAACCCCGGACCAGCATTTACGGCGGCATGGTGGCGGCGCCGGCTTTCCGCCGGATTGGCCAGCGGGTTATGGCATATCTTAATGTTGAGCCATCCAGCCGCGTAACGCTGGTTCAGGGTCAGGGGGCATTGCCTGCCGGCAGGATGTCGTTGGCGACCGCACCGGTCAGGGAAGAGGAAGGTGTTGTGCCGGTAGCCGCTGGGGTGATGCCTGATTTTTCCGGTTGTTCGTTGCGTGAGGTGCTATCGCATTTTGGTACATTACCCGGGCCGCTGAAGATTGAAGGCAGCGGGCGGGTTAAAAAGCAGAAACCACTGCCTGGCAGGCGCCTGATGGCGGGAGCCGGGATTGAATTTGTTTTAACTGCGGAAAATTAATTAATTCGTTCATCTGGTGTAATGAATGAGTCTGGATGGACAGATAAGACACGGGAAATGGTCGAGTGGGCAAAGCAGATCCAACAGAGATGATCCTTCCCCTTAAACAGCTGCTTGATTGCTGTCAGGTGGAAACGTTGGCTGGCGATCATGGGGTGATGATCACCTCGGTGGTGTCCGATTCACGTCAGGTCATTGCCGGCAGTTTGTTCGTGGCGGTTTCGGGAACGGCTGTTGATGGTCATCAGTTTATTGCCGATGCCTGGCGGCGGGGAGCGGCAGCGGTGTTGGTTGATTCACCGACGGTGTTTGTTACTCAGCATAGCGCTTTGCCGGCTGGCCGGGCCCTCTGCCTGGTTGCGGACAGCCGCAAATCTCTGGCTCTGCTGGCAGCCTGCTGGCATGGTTTCCCGGCCCAGAAGCTGCATCTGATCGGCATTACGGGGACCAACGGCAAAACAACCGTTTCCTACCTGCTGGAACACCTGCTGCAAGGGGCCGGATTTCAAGTGGGAGTGGTGGGTACCGTCAGCTACCGTTTTTCCGGTACCGAGCGGGTGGCGGACCGGACAACGCCGGGGCCGGAGCAGCTGCAACAGCTGCTCCGCCAGATGGTTGATGCCGGGGTTACCTGTTGCATCATGGAGGTGTCCTCCCATGCCCTGATCCAGGAGCGGGTCTATGGCCTGCCTTTTGCCGAGGTGGTGTTTACCAACCTGACCCACGAACATCTCGATTATCATCGGGATATGGAGGACTATTTCCAGGCTAAAAAGCGACTTTTTGCCGACGAGCATCGTCAGGCGGTGAAAATAATCAACAGTGATGATCCCTGGGGTTGCCGCTTGCTGGCGGAAGTGGCAGAACCGAAAGAATCCTATGGACTCATAGACCATCCCGACTTATTGGCGGCTGAACTTCGGCTTACTTCCCAGGGAGCCCATTTTGTTCTCTCAACGGCAGGTGAAGCCTTGGCCTTCCAATCGCCGTTGATCGGCCGTTTCAACGTTGCCAATGTGCTGGCGGCGGTGGCGGCTGCCAGGCGGTTGGGGTGTGGAGTGGCAGAACTGCAACAAGGAGTCGCCAGCTTTTCCTCGGTTCCGGGACGTCTGGAACGGGTGCCAAACCAGCGCCGGATTCATGTTTTTGTCGATTATGCCCATACACCCGATGCCCTGGAAGGCGTCTTGAGTACCCTGAAAGAAACGGTATCCGGCGGCCGTCTATTGACCCTGTTCGGCTGCGGCGGTAATCGTGACCGTCAGAAAAGACCGGCCATGGGAGCCATTGCCCAGCGTTACAGCGACCTGGTGGTAGTGACCAGCGACAATCCCCGCCATGAAGATCCGGAAGTGATTATCGCCGATATTCTGTCAGGGATGGAGCAGTCCCCGGCAGTGATCGTGGAAGTAGATCGCCGACGGGCCATAAGCAGGATTATCGCCGCCAGCTGTCCCGGGGACCTGGTGCTGCTGGCCGGTAAAGGGCACGAGACCTATCAGCAGGTTGGTGCTAGACAGCTTCCTTTTGACGATGTTGCGGTGGCGCGGGAGGTTATGGCAGCGTGAAAAGTCTCCCGGTGCAGACTATTGAGTTGACCCTTGCCGAGGCCATTGCGGTGCTGAAAGCCACACCATTGTCGGTTGTTGGTCAGGCCACAGCTCTGGCAGGGGTGGCAACCGACAGCCGCCAGGTGCAACCGGGCAATCTTTTTTTCTGTCTTAA is a genomic window containing:
- a CDS encoding UDP-N-acetylmuramoyl-L-alanyl-D-glutamate--2,6-diaminopimelate ligase, whose amino-acid sequence is MILPLKQLLDCCQVETLAGDHGVMITSVVSDSRQVIAGSLFVAVSGTAVDGHQFIADAWRRGAAAVLVDSPTVFVTQHSALPAGRALCLVADSRKSLALLAACWHGFPAQKLHLIGITGTNGKTTVSYLLEHLLQGAGFQVGVVGTVSYRFSGTERVADRTTPGPEQLQQLLRQMVDAGVTCCIMEVSSHALIQERVYGLPFAEVVFTNLTHEHLDYHRDMEDYFQAKKRLFADEHRQAVKIINSDDPWGCRLLAEVAEPKESYGLIDHPDLLAAELRLTSQGAHFVLSTAGEALAFQSPLIGRFNVANVLAAVAAARRLGCGVAELQQGVASFSSVPGRLERVPNQRRIHVFVDYAHTPDALEGVLSTLKETVSGGRLLTLFGCGGNRDRQKRPAMGAIAQRYSDLVVVTSDNPRHEDPEVIIADILSGMEQSPAVIVEVDRRRAISRIIAASCPGDLVLLAGKGHETYQQVGARQLPFDDVAVAREVMAA
- the pyrF gene encoding orotidine-5'-phosphate decarboxylase, coding for MTKEHIPLNERIIFALDVPSANEAKEWVERLESHVRFYKVGLQLFLAGGFPMVEWLTRRGHKVMLDLKFFDVPATVERAVQQVNDHGVAFTTVHGNDAIIEAAVASRKDVKILGVTVLTSFAEDDLRQLGLTGTIEELVYYRAKKALELGCDGLVSSGLEAQRMRAHLGNNFLIVTPGIRPGINREVEADDQKRIATAKLAIQDGADYVVVGRPIKQAADPLAVVGDLQDEISIALVARDNQ
- the rsmH gene encoding 16S rRNA (cytosine(1402)-N(4))-methyltransferase RsmH, which encodes MKHVPVLLSETLNYLNISRFQHGPGIFVDATFGGGGHCRAILEHAGPQVRVIAIDRDQAAVHRSAELRERYGDRFLMLQGNFADLSRLLDEARVRSVDGLLLDLGLSSYQLGSGPRGFSFQLDGPLDMRMDRRQERTAADIVATCPAEQLQEIFQRFGEEPYAKSIAKALVAARAVKAITTTRELAELIMSMTPPAKAHRRIHPATKVFQALRIAVNGELQALVDVLSVALERLNPAGRLVVIAYHSLEDRIVKQMFRQWAARCLCPPDLPVCACGVIPRVRLLQQKAVVPQAEEKERNPRSRSARLRAVERL
- a CDS encoding 16S rRNA (uracil(1498)-N(3))-methyltransferase: MNLIVLFADDFIAGSSRVRLTGRRAHHVYGIHHAQPGKQLRVGLWQGLLGRGLVTRCTPEILEMEVTLADKPPAPLPITLIMALPRPKVLKRVIQGVVAMGIKNMVLLKTWRVEKSYWQSPLLAEKSLNEQVLLGLEQAGDTVPPQILLRSRFKPFMEDELPLFIAGTVPMLALPAAELNVPARGQRSISLFIGPEGGLVAYEIEVLREVGFATVSLGPRILRVEQAVPALLGRLL
- the mraZ gene encoding division/cell wall cluster transcriptional repressor MraZ gives rise to the protein MFRGRYEYAIDVKGRLNIPVKVRELLVKEYTPSLMVTNGFDGCLDCFPYPEWTRLEDKVSLLPQNKKEVKSFHRFYLSAAVECSLDKQGRILVPPSLRSYAQLEKDAVIVCAVKKIEIWSKERWEAELSETLGSAGDISAAMAEFGI
- the ftsL gene encoding cell division protein FtsL, with product MKKTGISWRQMLNGGLVLTLVLTIFLYAWVHYQVVELGYQLVDVRRSLRVDQQQNKKLKTEIATLMQPARLEKIARQKCGLRYPDADQKVMLK
- a CDS encoding penicillin-binding protein; translated protein: MKRPRRAENRRLEHWKALTLAVVLVVGAGGLLTRAYYLQVVRYDFFLARCRCQNSLAVEIRPERGEILDARGKKLAISLETESICVRPQKVENKKQHAGTLARILGLSRQEVYRKLQSKKPFEWLDRDVLPSQAEAVRKLKLKGVEFAKESRRFYPNRELAGQLLGFVGVDNTGLEGLELRYNRHLQGKRNVVFLERDARRRVLDPQGLGAPEGVRGRVVKLTIDRAIQYAVDQELARAVKSSQGARGLALVMDVDSGAVLAMSHYPFFNPNSFSSSQPQIWRNRAIVDVIEPGSTFKVFTVAAALEKGVISPTELIDCEGGKYRVGGRTIHDTHEYDELSAGEIVKFSSNIGCSKIAALLGRQSLYEFLQRCGFGEKTDIDFPGEKPGTLRDWQQWKEIDFCNISFGQGVGVTPVQLASAYAMLANGGYRVKPYLVDQIVDESGWKVYQHHPEKSRSQVLSPAVASQVSAMLEMVVEDDGTAPEAAIPGYWVAGKTGTAQKYDQQKKCYSRSDYLASFIGFIPAPEGSGKLLIYVLIDEPRTSIYGGMVAAPAFRRIGQRVMAYLNVEPSSRVTLVQGQGALPAGRMSLATAPVREEEGVVPVAAGVMPDFSGCSLREVLSHFGTLPGPLKIEGSGRVKKQKPLPGRRLMAGAGIEFVLTAEN
- a CDS encoding TraR/DksA C4-type zinc finger protein; translation: MEGCMIDYNDLISFHGHSCPGLAIGYRMTTAAMNFLAQNQAEDEELVAIVENDACGVDALQFISGCTFGKGNLIFRDYGKQVYTLYSRQSGKGVRVAFTDTNAPAGIRQDRQKFIDWLKGAAESDIVMLTPVTIPEPPKARIRQSVVCERCGEMVMETRVRDAAGRLLCIPCADQS
- a CDS encoding AEC family transporter translates to MVFVNILLPIFLIIAFGALFEKSKRPDFKSISDLTLYFFTPCLIFSGLIKGHEQIAVFLPRAIVFMILLTLFFWGISVVVSRLLGYDIQKSSAFSLSTIMMNTGNYGLPLVFFAYGAEGLAYGVIILVLFTFPLGTLAVYIASRGQASVRKSVLEIFKVPLFHAIILATICRSMQLPIPSVALKAIDLVGQAAIPGLLMLLGMQLARTSIKGVLLPALGSSFLRLILSPVIAILLCALLNIEGLPRNVLILQTSTPSAIIPLLYAINYDTHPEMVAGTIFISTLLSGVTLTFVLLYLGV